The DNA region AAAGTAATTTAGCCAAAGCACTGCGTTACGCTGAGGCGATGGGCGCTTATACGGCTCAGGAAGCCCTAGCGATCGGCCTTAATTGGGTATTGGCTCCGATTGTGGATGTTAACAACAACCCCAATAACCCCGTGATTAATGTGCGGGCTTTTGGGGAAATACCAGAGACGGTATCCAAGCTAGCAACGGCATTCATTCAAGGGGCACAACGGCATCCGGTTCTCACTGCGGCTAAACATTTCCCAGGCCACGGTGACACCGCAACAGATTCTCACCTGGATTTGCCTGTCCTAGCTCATTCTCCCGATCGCTTAGCTGCACTGGAATTGCCACCATTTAAGAGCGCGATCGCGGCAGGTGTCGATACGGTAATGAGTGCTCACCTACAAATCCCTGCTTGGGATGCTCAATATCCTGCGACGCTTTCTCACCGGATTCTGACTCAAGAACTGCGACAAAACTTGGGCTTTGAGGGGCTGATTGTCACCGATGCTTTGGTCATGGGCGCGATCGCCAACCGTTATGGTGTGAACGAAGCGCCAATTTTGGCAGTGGAAGCAGGCGCAGACATTTTGTTGATGCCACTCGACCCCGCAGGTGCGATCAAAGCAGTGTGTGAAGCGGTAGAAACAGGTCGGATTACGCCAGAGCGCATTCAAGCCTCAGTAGAGCGGATCTGGCGGGCTAAGTTCAAAGTTTGTTCTCCCATGCCTGAGAGTGCTGACATTACCTACGCTTGGGAAAATTTACCGCCACCCCCAATTCAACTAGAGCAACTCTCACCACCAGAGGCGATCGCCACTGTCAACAGCATTCTCCAAGACTCTATGCAGATGCACCTGCCTACAGAGTCGCGTCTCAGCCAGAAGCAGGAGAACCAGCCTTTACGCAACGTCGTGATTGTGGATGATGCCTTAACTTGCGATTTCTTAGGGCGCTATACCCCCGCGATCGCCCTACCCCAAACCAAAGGCTATCAACTCCAGTTAATCGACAGTCATACACCAAGTATCCCTTTTGAGCCTCAGGCTACAGCCAACCAACCAACTCTGCTGCAACTCTTTATTCGGGGGAACCCGTTTCGCGGTAGCGCTGGACTCACCCAGACGGCTCAGGATTGGTTTCAATTTTTGCTCAAAACAGATCAACTCCAAGCATTGGTGATCTACGGCAGTCCTTATGCAGTGGAGAAGTTTATTCCCCAACTCCCTGCTGATGTGCCTTATGTCTTTACTTACGGTCAAATACCTGCCGCCCAAGCGATCGCTCTAGACGCTTTATTCAACCCTCAAACCTGAGGTCTAACCCCATGTTGACGACTGCGATCGCTACTCCCAACCTTCCGCAGCTCCCCGCCTTCACCTCCGTTACCGAAGAACGTCTACACCGCAAACAACGCTTAGCCGCAGCACTCCGGTTGTTTGCTCAGTACGGTTTTGATGAAGGCATTGCAGGCCATATTACTGTCCGTGACCCCGAGCATCTGGATCACTTCTGGGTCAACCCATTTGGCCTGTACTTTGGTCACATTCGGGTCAGCGATCTCATTTTGGTGAACGATGCAGGTGAAGTGGTGGAGGGCGATCGCCCCGTGAACCGTGCTGCCTTTGCGATCCACTCCCAAATCCATGCCGCTCGTCCGGATGGGGTGGCAGCAGCTCACTCCCACTCTACCTACGGCAAAACTTGGTCCTGTTTAGGTCGCTTGCTCGATCCGCTGACGCAAGATGCCTGCTCTTTCTACCAAGACCACGCTTTGTTTGATGACTACACCGGAGTCGTGCTCGACCCAGTCGAAGGTCGTCGCATTGCTCAAGCGTTAGGTGAGAAAAAAGCCCTGATTCTCCGCAACCACGGCTTACTCACAGTCGGTCACACCGTCGATGAAGCGGCCTGGTGGTTCATCACGATGGATCGCTCTTGCCAAGTGCAATTGATGGCAGAAGCTGCAGGAAAACCGATCGCGATCGATTCTGAAAATGCCGCGATCGCCCAACGCCAAGTTGGTAGCCACAACATCGGCTGGTTCAGCTTCCAACCGCTCTACGACAAAATTGTGCGGCAACAACCAGATTTGTTGGACTAAATAAATAACCTTTCCCCAAACCCTCTCCGACGCGGAGAGGGGCTATGAATCTAGCTCCCCTTCCCTACTAGGGAAGGGGCTGGGGGTTAGGTTAAGCACCCAACCAACGAGCAATATCCTTGGCGTGGTAAGTGAGGATCAAATCAGCACCCGCACGCTTAAAGCTGGTCATGGTTTCCATCACGACTTTCTCTTCATCAATCCAGCCGTTGAGGGCTGCGGCTTTCACCATCGAGTATTCGCCAGAGACGTTATAGGCTGCGACAGGTAGGTTGGTCGCTTCCTTCACCCGCCAGATGATGTCCATGTAGGACAGCGCAGGCTTCACCATCAGCATGTCCGCACCTTCGGCGATGTCTAGCTCAATTTCTTTGATGGCTTCACGGGCATTGCCAGGGTCCATTTGGTACGTACGGCGATCGCCAAACTGAGGCGCAGAATCTGCCGCATCCCGGAAAGGGCCATAGTAGGCAGAAGCATACTTAGCCGCATAGGAAAGAATCGGCAGATCTGGGAAACCCGCTTCATCCAAACCTTGCCGAATCGCTTGCACAAAACCATCCATCATCCCCGAAGGCGCAATAATGTCAACGCCCGCTTTAGCTTGGGAAACTGCGGTTTTCTTCAGCAACTCTAGGGTGGGGTCATTCAGTACCCGACCGCTCAAATCTCCGACTTGTAGATAGCCACAGTGACCATGAGAGGTGTACTCGCACAGGCAGGTGTCAGCAATCACAATTAGATCAGGAACTGCTTCTTTCACTGCCGTTGCCGCTTTCTGGACAATGCCGCAGTCATGCCAAGCGCCTGTTGCGTCGATATCTTTGTCAGCAGGAATGCCAAACAGAATAATTGCAGGGATGCCTAGGTCATAGACTTCTTTGGCTTCCTCAACAATTTTGTCGATCGAGAGTTGGTAAACGCCTGGCATGGAACGAACTTCCTGAGCGATCGCCTCTCCCGGAACGGCAAACAGCGGGTAGATCAAATCGCTGGTGGTGACAATAGTTTCACGTACCATCCGACGAAGCTGAGGATTGGCACGCAGGCGGCGAGGGCGATGGGTCGGAAACATAGCGTCTACTAAAGGTAAAAAATTTAGAAAACCTACCTGGCTTAGCAACCTCGTAACGAAAGGTTGACTAACTCTCAAACTTCTCAACAATTTATTTAGTGTAAGGCTTGTTGCTTAGCCACTTACAACTCAGTAACTTTCTGTAAAACTCCAGATATTTCCTGAACAAAAAATAAGGACACAGCCTGCTGCGTCCTTACAGTTGATTTCAATGAATTGCGATCGCTTTAGCTTAAGCAGTCACTGCAACAGCAGCTTCAGCAGCAGCGGGATAAACGCTGACTTTCTTGCCGCTCTTGCCTCTTCTTTCAAAGGTAACGACACCATCAACCAATGCGAAGAGAGTGTCATCGCTACCACGAGCGACGTTGTTACCGGGGTGGAACTTGGTGCCCCGTTGACGCACCAAAATGTTGCCAGCGCGAACTGCCTGACCACCAAAGCGCTTAACGCCTAGGCGCTGAGCATTCGAATCGCGACCGTTACGAGTACTACCTGTACCTTTCTTATGAGCCATTTTTCCCTCAGAGATCTCTACAAGTTTTTCAGGTTGACAATGCTGCCTGACTTGATCTTAGCCTTCGCTTGCACCCAACTCGGTGCCATTCACATTGATGGAGTTGATCATCAAGCGGGTTAATTCTTGACGGTGGCCCTGCTTCTTACGGGTTTTCTTCTTAGGCTGCATCTTATACACGATGATCTTGCGGCCCCGCAGTTGGCGCAGGATGGTACCCTGAACCGCTGCCCCTGCGACTAAAGGCTGACCCACAGAGATTTCACCATCGTTCTGCACAAACAGAACTTTGTCGATGGTGACAGCGGCATCGACATCACCTGCAATCCGCTCGACATCATAAAAGCGACCCGGTTCTACCCGCAGTTGCTTTCCACCCGTTTCAATAATTGCGTAAGCCATGAAATTCTCCTAACAGTTGCCGTACAGGTAGCTGGTTAATGCTCTTTATGAAATGCTTTGCACAATCAGCATGCCAGCTTTTTGTGGTGCCTTCACCTGATCCGAGCAGGAATAGACAGACAATTTGCCATTATGCCTAATTTGCCGCCTTAATGTCAAGGTGCGATCGCGGTTGTCGCCGTTGTTGTACCCACAAACCCAGCCCCAAACCTACCAGCAAAATGCTAACGAAATAACCCAAGACAAGGAGGCGCGATCGCAATGGTGGCTCTATGCCTTCCACTTCAATTTCTTGGGCAACTTTGAAGGCTGAAAACTGACGAGCTGCATCCGGTTTTGGCGCGACTTCGATTTCGATTTGGTGGGGTGCGCCATCAAAAAACTGTTGCTGCCAAGCAAGCTTACCTTGGCGATCGGGGCTGGCTTGATGAGCAAATGCCACCCAACCTGCTTCTAAAGATTTGGCTTGGATGTTGAAGACAATATCTTGGACAGGTTGACCTGTTGTAGCGTCGATCGCCTGGACTGCGAGTTCCGCAGGTTCGCCCACGGTGGCATGGTGATGTCCTAGCAGCTTGACCTCTAAGCCTTGAGTGTTCAAGCTGCTAGGGATTGCGGCCTGCTCTCCATGAGCATGTTCATGGGAGTGCTCATGAGAGTGAGACAACTCAGCACTGATGTTGACTACGAGTAGAGCCGCGATCGCAACGACAATGGCTCCACTTAATAGTAAGCGAACGCGCTGCGGCGCAATTTCTCCTGGTTGTAGCTCTTGCTTGCCGCCAATCACCCAACCACCACCAAAGCCTACTCCCAACAGAATCACGACCAAAATGGCAAAGTTGCGATATTTGATCGAGTTCTCGGCGACGGGCAGCGTTAAGGTCTGCTGGAACGGGGTAAAAGCATTGGCAACAGTTGGTGTTACTTCAACTTGCAACTGGTACTTACCGCGAATCGGTAGCATCTGCTGGAATTGCAGTTGGCCCTGAGGTGCGATCGCAGCCAAGTCTAGGAGCTGAGTGCCCTCAACCATAGGGAAATCGGTGGGCAACCAAGGATTTGCAGGTGGAGTCAAGAGCTTGACGTGAATGTTGGCATTTTGCAGCGGCTTGCCATTCACATCAAGTGCTTGTAGCGTCAACTGCACTGGTCGTTGGGGCTGCGCGGCTTCGGCCTCAAACGGCAGCAATTGGCTAGCGGGTGGTTCGGTTGCCAGTTTCACGGATGGCTGGACTGCTTGCGATCGCCCTACCGACCCATAGCCTAAAGCTCCTAGCAGCCCTAATAAGCTGAGGAGCGAAACAAGTTTAATTTTTGTCATTGGTACTTAAAACCTTGAGGGTGCTGAGGATTGAGAATTCTGACGAAGCGCGAAATTCTAGTGGCAGCTAACGCTCAAGGTGTTGTGACGCAGCGAGTGCATGTGGTTATGAGCGGCAGGATAGGTGGAGAAATAAACCGTCCAGAGCGTCAACGCACATAAGGAAGTAAATAGGGTGGCTTGCACAGGCACCGAAAGCGTCCAACGGATGGCCTGTTGCTGAAGAGATCCAGAAGTTAGGGATGCAGTTCTCATCGTGTACCTCGCACATTAGAGCTATAGAACTTCCCATCGGCGGGCATCCTGGCTCAGAAGTTTTCGCCTAGTTGCTGAAACTCCTTCACAGTTGCGGGACAGCGTCGGATTTACACCAAACTTTCCCCGTTACCTCTAGTGACTGTTCCTCACTAGAACCGCATGAGTAGGGCAATCATATCACTGTTTATTGACACAAAACTGCGATCGCGTCTCTTGGCAGTCCTATCGCAGCATCTCCTCCAAAGCATGTTGGTTCCACAGCGATTTGTACAATCCAGGCTGTTTCAGAAGCTGTTCATGGGTACCCGTCTGGACAATCTGACCATGCTCCATGACAAAAATGCGATCGGCGGTGGCAGCCGCAGCCAGTTGGTGGGAGATAAACAAGACGGTCTTACGCTGGGTGCCTTCTGACAAATTTTGCAGAATCTGGGTGGCAGTTTGGTTATCGACGCTGGAGAGGGCGTCATCCAAAATTAAGATCGGAGCATCGACCAATAAGGCTCGACCCAAAGCGCTACGCTGGCGTTGCCCACCTGATAAGGTAATCCCGCGTTCGCCCACGACCGTTTCGTATTGGTGCGGGAAGTTGAGAATTTCTTGGTGAATTTGGGCCTGCTTGGCTGCGTACTCCACCTCTGGCTGTTCTGCTAGAGGGTCGCCGTAACGAATATTGTTCTTGACTGTGGTGCTGAAGAGGAAGCTATCTTGCGGGACATAGGCGATCGCAGACCGCAAATCCTGCAATCGCAATTGGGTAATATCGTAGCCATCGACGAACAACTGCCCTGGCG from Trichocoleus desertorum ATA4-8-CV12 includes:
- a CDS encoding beta-glucosidase; the encoded protein is MVVVRASGYLFDHQIQYPIWEPPAATLQHWLQDLGVGGVILLGGSAAEIALRSQQLQDWAQIPLLIAADIEEGVGQRFPGATWFPPPMALNAIAQSNLAKALRYAEAMGAYTAQEALAIGLNWVLAPIVDVNNNPNNPVINVRAFGEIPETVSKLATAFIQGAQRHPVLTAAKHFPGHGDTATDSHLDLPVLAHSPDRLAALELPPFKSAIAAGVDTVMSAHLQIPAWDAQYPATLSHRILTQELRQNLGFEGLIVTDALVMGAIANRYGVNEAPILAVEAGADILLMPLDPAGAIKAVCEAVETGRITPERIQASVERIWRAKFKVCSPMPESADITYAWENLPPPPIQLEQLSPPEAIATVNSILQDSMQMHLPTESRLSQKQENQPLRNVVIVDDALTCDFLGRYTPAIALPQTKGYQLQLIDSHTPSIPFEPQATANQPTLLQLFIRGNPFRGSAGLTQTAQDWFQFLLKTDQLQALVIYGSPYAVEKFIPQLPADVPYVFTYGQIPAAQAIALDALFNPQT
- a CDS encoding class II aldolase/adducin family protein, giving the protein MLTTAIATPNLPQLPAFTSVTEERLHRKQRLAAALRLFAQYGFDEGIAGHITVRDPEHLDHFWVNPFGLYFGHIRVSDLILVNDAGEVVEGDRPVNRAAFAIHSQIHAARPDGVAAAHSHSTYGKTWSCLGRLLDPLTQDACSFYQDHALFDDYTGVVLDPVEGRRIAQALGEKKALILRNHGLLTVGHTVDEAAWWFITMDRSCQVQLMAEAAGKPIAIDSENAAIAQRQVGSHNIGWFSFQPLYDKIVRQQPDLLD
- the hemB gene encoding porphobilinogen synthase, which encodes MFPTHRPRRLRANPQLRRMVRETIVTTSDLIYPLFAVPGEAIAQEVRSMPGVYQLSIDKIVEEAKEVYDLGIPAIILFGIPADKDIDATGAWHDCGIVQKAATAVKEAVPDLIVIADTCLCEYTSHGHCGYLQVGDLSGRVLNDPTLELLKKTAVSQAKAGVDIIAPSGMMDGFVQAIRQGLDEAGFPDLPILSYAAKYASAYYGPFRDAADSAPQFGDRRTYQMDPGNAREAIKEIELDIAEGADMLMVKPALSYMDIIWRVKEATNLPVAAYNVSGEYSMVKAAALNGWIDEEKVVMETMTSFKRAGADLILTYHAKDIARWLGA
- the rpmA gene encoding 50S ribosomal protein L27, yielding MAHKKGTGSTRNGRDSNAQRLGVKRFGGQAVRAGNILVRQRGTKFHPGNNVARGSDDTLFALVDGVVTFERRGKSGKKVSVYPAAAEAAVAVTA
- the rplU gene encoding 50S ribosomal protein L21 encodes the protein MAYAIIETGGKQLRVEPGRFYDVERIAGDVDAAVTIDKVLFVQNDGEISVGQPLVAGAAVQGTILRQLRGRKIIVYKMQPKKKTRKKQGHRQELTRLMINSINVNGTELGASEG
- a CDS encoding CbtB-domain containing protein; this translates as MRTASLTSGSLQQQAIRWTLSVPVQATLFTSLCALTLWTVYFSTYPAAHNHMHSLRHNTLSVSCH